The Halanaerobium praevalens DSM 2228 genome contains a region encoding:
- the pcp gene encoding pyroglutamyl-peptidase I: MKVLVTAFDPFGGEAINPAFEAVKILEDQIAGAEIIKKEIPTVFEKSIEALEKYIEAEKPDITICVGQAGGRYKLSVERVAINVDDARIEDNEGNQPIDTKIFAEGANAYFAELPIKAMVKEVTDHKLPAEVSNTAGTFVCNHLMYGLLYLIDKKYPEMKGGFIHVPFIPEQVIDKKEKASMSLANIKEALTYALKGAVENDEDITKSGGKIS; this comes from the coding sequence ATGAAAGTTTTAGTTACAGCTTTTGATCCTTTTGGGGGAGAAGCTATTAATCCTGCTTTTGAGGCAGTTAAAATATTAGAAGATCAAATTGCAGGTGCAGAAATTATAAAAAAAGAAATACCAACAGTGTTTGAAAAATCAATTGAGGCTTTAGAAAAATATATAGAGGCTGAAAAACCAGATATTACAATCTGTGTTGGTCAGGCAGGTGGCCGGTATAAGTTATCTGTAGAAAGAGTAGCTATTAATGTTGATGATGCCAGAATTGAAGATAATGAAGGTAATCAGCCTATAGATACTAAAATATTTGCTGAAGGAGCTAATGCCTATTTTGCTGAACTACCAATTAAAGCAATGGTTAAAGAAGTAACAGACCATAAGCTGCCAGCAGAAGTATCTAATACAGCTGGGACTTTTGTCTGCAACCATCTAATGTATGGTTTATTATATTTAATTGATAAAAAGTATCCAGAAATGAAAGGTGGCTTTATCCATGTACCTTTTATTCCAGAACAGGTTATTGATAAAAAAGAAAAAGCTAGTATGTCATTAGCTAATATTAAAGAAGCTTTAACTTATGCTCTTAAAGGTGCAGTAGAAAATGATGAAGATATTACAAAATCAGGTGGCAAAATAAGCTAA
- a CDS encoding Crp/Fnr family transcriptional regulator has translation MYKKLFNQQKQAKMREVFLQLAQKGRILKIDKAEQIVLSEKQSFAIVCSGQIKQSLFSQDGSEKSLYLLRAGEIFGEMDYFTESENKLINTAMKKSSIALISRNELEKRLKKEADLYRYFIHSISRKFRIVMLQMAGMVFNDSAGKLAEILIRLAAQEGIETEAGINLDLNLTHQDLADLIGCSRSTVSRELNNFKQHGLIKIVKKQIIIKDLKALKKYINQISK, from the coding sequence TTGTATAAAAAATTATTTAATCAGCAAAAACAAGCTAAAATGAGAGAAGTCTTTCTTCAGCTTGCTCAAAAAGGTAGGATTTTAAAAATAGATAAAGCAGAACAAATTGTTTTAAGTGAAAAGCAAAGTTTTGCTATCGTTTGTTCTGGTCAAATTAAACAATCTTTATTTAGTCAGGATGGATCTGAAAAATCTTTGTACTTGCTGCGGGCAGGAGAAATATTTGGTGAAATGGATTATTTTACTGAGTCAGAAAATAAGCTGATTAATACAGCAATGAAAAAATCTAGTATTGCTTTGATTTCAAGAAATGAATTAGAAAAAAGATTAAAAAAAGAAGCAGATCTTTATCGATATTTTATTCATAGTATCAGCCGTAAATTTAGAATAGTAATGTTGCAGATGGCAGGGATGGTTTTTAATGATTCAGCTGGAAAATTAGCAGAAATTTTAATTAGATTAGCAGCCCAAGAGGGAATAGAAACTGAAGCAGGAATTAATTTAGATTTAAACTTAACTCATCAAGATCTTGCTGATTTAATAGGTTGTTCTCGTTCTACAGTTAGTCGAGAGCTAAATAACTTTAAACAGCATGGTTTAATTAAGATTGTTAAAAAACAAATAATTATTAAAGATTTAAAAGCTTTAAAAAAATATATTAATCAAATTTCTAAATAA
- a CDS encoding carbohydrate ABC transporter permease, producing MTKNKVFRIAIFSFLLIGGLIMSIPFIWLLFSSFKANKEIIGYPPTFFPDKFTLKHYLNLNSRFKIGRYFMNSIFLATVKTSIAVYTSLLCGYVLAKFNFFLKSILFKIVLFTMMIPYIITVIPVYQMITDFGWKDQYIAIIAPTILSSFGIFMMRQYIKSGVPDELLEAARIDGASEFRIFHTIVIPLCVNMISALTIFLFLWNWEDFLWPYLVLNTQDKFPLAVALNMFSGQNTTNYGGLFATSLVTILPVVIVYFMFQKRFVEGISMSGIK from the coding sequence ATGACTAAAAATAAGGTTTTTAGGATTGCAATTTTTAGCTTTTTATTAATTGGAGGACTGATAATGTCAATTCCTTTTATCTGGCTTTTATTTTCTTCTTTTAAAGCTAATAAAGAAATTATTGGTTATCCACCTACTTTTTTTCCCGATAAATTCACTTTAAAACATTATTTGAATTTAAATTCTCGCTTTAAAATAGGTAGATATTTTATGAATTCAATTTTTCTGGCAACTGTTAAAACATCGATTGCAGTTTATACTAGTTTGCTTTGTGGTTATGTTTTAGCTAAATTCAACTTCTTTTTAAAGAGTATTTTGTTTAAAATAGTATTATTTACAATGATGATTCCTTATATTATAACAGTAATTCCTGTTTATCAGATGATTACTGATTTTGGTTGGAAGGATCAATATATAGCAATTATTGCTCCTACAATTCTTTCTAGTTTTGGTATTTTTATGATGCGACAATATATAAAATCAGGAGTACCAGATGAATTATTAGAGGCAGCTCGGATTGATGGAGCAAGTGAATTTAGAATTTTTCATACAATTGTTATTCCTTTATGTGTTAATATGATTTCGGCTTTAACTATCTTTTTATTTCTTTGGAATTGGGAAGATTTTCTCTGGCCTTATCTTGTTTTAAATACTCAAGATAAATTTCCCTTGGCAGTAGCTTTAAATATGTTTAGTGGTCAAAATACGACCAATTATGGAGGTCTTTTTGCAACTTCTTTAGTTACAATTTTGCCAGTGGTCATTGTTTATTTTATGTTCCAAAAACGTTTTGTAGAAGGGATATCAATGTCAGGGATTAAGTAG
- a CDS encoding M20 family metallopeptidase yields MQKAEIKAKILEVIDANQEKIIEIVNEIYQNPELGYKEKKTTEILASAFKELEIDFEKNKPLTGINSIFKMDNPGPTIAVLGELDAVTCAEHPDADPKTNAIHACGHNIQLGVMYGIAAAFKKAGIESELAGALKFISTPAEEFIELEYRDQLKKSDQISFFGGKQELIKRGYFKDVDISIMMHSLDLASKKALIAPKGNGFIGKKVKFTGQESHAGSAPEKGINALNAAVLAMNNINAQRETFAESDKIRVHPIITKGGDIVNIVPADVRLESYVRARNIGAIKKANLKVDRSLKAAAMAVGAEVEIKDIPGYLPLLNNQDLDNILKENLLELIEAEDITVGGDFTGSFDFGDISHLMPALHPFFGGVEGDLHTRNFKTKAQKTAVILPIKALSLTIIELLYNEAHLAKKIVNNFRAPLIQSEYLKLLGSFAKETLYQA; encoded by the coding sequence TTGCAAAAAGCAGAAATTAAAGCAAAAATACTTGAGGTTATTGATGCTAATCAGGAAAAAATAATTGAAATTGTAAATGAGATTTATCAAAATCCAGAACTAGGTTATAAAGAGAAGAAGACAACTGAAATATTAGCTTCTGCTTTTAAGGAATTGGAAATTGATTTTGAAAAAAATAAGCCTTTAACTGGAATTAATTCTATTTTTAAAATGGACAATCCTGGCCCAACTATTGCAGTTTTAGGAGAATTAGATGCTGTAACTTGTGCTGAACATCCTGATGCAGATCCAAAAACAAATGCTATCCATGCTTGTGGCCATAATATTCAGTTAGGAGTAATGTATGGAATAGCAGCTGCTTTTAAAAAAGCTGGGATAGAATCCGAACTGGCTGGAGCCCTTAAATTTATTAGTACACCAGCTGAGGAATTTATTGAATTAGAATATAGAGATCAATTAAAAAAATCTGATCAAATCAGCTTTTTTGGAGGTAAACAGGAACTAATAAAAAGAGGCTACTTTAAAGATGTAGATATTTCAATTATGATGCATTCTTTAGATTTAGCTTCAAAAAAAGCCTTGATTGCTCCTAAAGGGAATGGCTTTATTGGTAAAAAAGTTAAATTTACTGGTCAGGAATCTCATGCTGGCTCAGCTCCTGAAAAGGGAATAAATGCCTTAAATGCAGCTGTATTGGCAATGAATAATATTAATGCACAGCGAGAAACATTTGCTGAATCAGATAAAATTAGAGTACATCCAATTATTACTAAGGGTGGGGATATAGTAAATATTGTTCCAGCAGATGTAAGATTAGAAAGTTATGTTCGAGCTAGAAATATTGGAGCTATCAAAAAAGCTAATCTTAAAGTTGATCGTTCTTTAAAAGCCGCTGCAATGGCAGTAGGAGCTGAAGTTGAAATAAAAGATATACCAGGTTATTTACCTTTACTAAATAATCAAGATTTAGATAATATTTTAAAAGAAAATCTTTTAGAATTGATAGAGGCAGAAGATATAACAGTTGGGGGAGACTTTACTGGTTCTTTTGATTTTGGAGATATCTCTCATTTGATGCCTGCACTCCATCCCTTTTTTGGTGGAGTTGAAGGAGATTTGCATACCAGAAATTTTAAAACTAAAGCTCAAAAAACAGCAGTTATTCTGCCGATTAAAGCTTTATCTTTAACAATTATTGAGCTTTTATATAATGAAGCTCATTTAGCAAAAAAAATAGTAAATAACTTTAGAGCACCACTTATACAATCAGAATATTTAAAATTACTAGGATCTTTTGCTAAAGAAACACTTTATCAAGCTTAA
- a CDS encoding carbohydrate ABC transporter permease, producing the protein MIKIKNNSQLASQKMLVILVSTLMILFYGIFSIGPMIYAFIGSFADWNPIRNTFQFIKFDNYIHLYHNSLFWKSLKNTIYFVVVVVTGRVLLGFFIALGLNSIKKYKNLMRSLYFLPVIMPIVAVALVWKWLYDPNIGFFQMILAAFGITNVKFLYDRNLALPAIMLMTIWKDVGYAVIIFLAGLMDVPRSIIEAAEIDGANRWQKMWNIVIPTLKPTLIFVIITSIISYFQTFTQVFVMTKGGPGTSTHVLLYLIYEQAFKYYRFGYASAITVSLFILIMIVTFIQFKIMKGGEM; encoded by the coding sequence GTGATTAAAATTAAAAATAACTCCCAATTAGCTTCCCAAAAAATGTTGGTGATTTTAGTTAGCACATTAATGATTTTATTTTATGGAATTTTTTCTATTGGGCCAATGATTTATGCTTTTATTGGTAGTTTTGCTGATTGGAATCCAATTAGAAATACTTTTCAATTTATTAAATTTGATAATTATATTCATCTTTACCATAATTCTTTATTTTGGAAATCATTGAAAAATACTATTTATTTCGTAGTAGTTGTAGTAACAGGAAGAGTTTTGTTGGGATTTTTTATTGCTTTAGGACTTAATTCTATCAAAAAGTACAAAAATTTGATGCGTTCTCTCTATTTTTTACCAGTAATTATGCCAATAGTGGCTGTTGCTTTAGTTTGGAAGTGGCTTTATGATCCTAATATTGGTTTTTTTCAGATGATTTTAGCTGCTTTTGGGATTACGAATGTTAAATTTTTATATGATAGAAATTTGGCTTTACCAGCAATTATGTTGATGACCATTTGGAAAGATGTTGGCTATGCAGTAATTATCTTTTTAGCTGGTTTAATGGATGTACCTCGAAGTATTATAGAAGCAGCTGAAATTGATGGAGCAAATCGTTGGCAAAAAATGTGGAATATAGTTATTCCAACTTTAAAACCAACTTTAATTTTTGTGATTATAACTTCAATAATTTCTTATTTTCAAACATTTACTCAGGTTTTTGTTATGACAAAAGGTGGTCCCGGAACTTCAACTCATGTTTTGCTTTACCTTATTTATGAGCAAGCATTTAAATATTATCGCTTTGGTTATGCTTCAGCTATTACTGTTTCCTTATTTATATTAATTATGATTGTAACCTTTATTCAGTTTAAAATTATGAAGGGAGGAGAAATGTAA
- a CDS encoding DUF969 domain-containing protein: MIRLIGVLIIIIGFIFKFDIIAVVLTAGVVTGLVGGLSLNEILVTLGEAFIQNRYMSLFLVTLPVIGILERYGLKERAAELIKNIKAATPGKVLSTYTLIRELAAAFSLRLGGHVQFIRPLIYPMTEGAAKVSYQDLDEKSIEELKGYAASSENFANFFGQNVFIAAGGVLLIVGTLSELGIEVTPLEVSKASVPVAVIAFVLAVIYYNLLDKRLARRLKKKSSGGEQ, translated from the coding sequence ATGATTAGATTAATTGGAGTTTTAATTATTATTATCGGTTTCATCTTCAAATTTGATATTATTGCTGTTGTTTTAACAGCTGGAGTTGTAACTGGTTTAGTTGGTGGTCTTAGTTTAAATGAGATTTTAGTAACTTTGGGAGAGGCTTTTATTCAAAATAGGTATATGTCATTATTTTTAGTTACTTTACCTGTTATTGGAATTTTAGAACGTTATGGTTTAAAAGAGAGGGCAGCAGAATTAATAAAAAATATTAAAGCTGCAACCCCTGGAAAAGTTTTAAGTACTTATACTTTAATTAGAGAGCTAGCAGCGGCTTTTTCTTTAAGATTGGGTGGACATGTACAGTTTATTCGTCCTTTGATTTATCCAATGACAGAAGGAGCAGCTAAGGTTAGTTATCAAGATTTAGATGAAAAGAGTATTGAGGAGTTAAAAGGTTATGCAGCTTCTTCTGAGAACTTTGCTAACTTTTTTGGTCAGAATGTCTTTATAGCTGCTGGAGGAGTACTTTTAATTGTTGGTACTTTAAGTGAATTAGGAATAGAAGTTACTCCACTAGAAGTTTCTAAGGCATCAGTACCAGTAGCAGTAATTGCTTTTGTTTTAGCAGTTATTTATTATAATTTATTAGATAAGAGATTAGCGAGAAGATTGAAAAAGAAAAGTTCAGGAGGGGAGCAGTAA
- a CDS encoding lysine exporter LysO family protein has protein sequence MDTWLIFLSLSLGFLVAYLNLIQNTLIKYNKYLTNISLLVLLFSMGAKIGMDEQILKQISQLGFKALLLSLSAIIGSVLMIFIFFNTKKDLENKNISKIQKEEPVKVDYKDTLIIALAVLMGLGFGVIFLNNTYLQLINKITSYALVFLLFGVGVDIGLNKELLKHLVKYGWSIIVFPFLIALGSILGTAAMGFVIGFNLNESAAIGAGFGWYSLSGILLSELHSAELGSVAFLTNIFREFTTFLILPTVVKYFGQTASIAPGGATTLDVTLPLVKKVGGEEMVIPALISGMILTTLVPILVPFLINL, from the coding sequence TTGGATACTTGGCTTATTTTTTTAAGTCTTAGTCTGGGTTTTTTAGTTGCTTATTTAAATTTGATCCAAAATACTTTAATTAAATATAATAAATATTTGACTAATATTTCTTTATTAGTTTTGCTGTTTAGTATGGGAGCTAAAATAGGTATGGATGAGCAAATTTTAAAGCAGATTAGTCAGTTAGGATTTAAAGCTTTATTGCTTTCGCTTAGTGCAATTATAGGTAGTGTTTTGATGATTTTTATTTTCTTTAATACAAAAAAAGATTTAGAAAATAAAAATATAAGTAAAATTCAGAAAGAAGAGCCAGTAAAAGTTGATTATAAAGATACCCTGATTATAGCTTTGGCAGTCCTAATGGGGCTTGGTTTTGGAGTTATATTTTTAAATAATACTTATCTTCAACTCATTAATAAAATTACTAGCTATGCATTAGTCTTCCTGTTATTTGGAGTTGGAGTAGATATTGGATTAAATAAAGAACTTTTAAAACACTTAGTTAAATATGGTTGGAGCATTATTGTTTTTCCATTTTTAATTGCTTTAGGAAGTATTCTTGGAACAGCTGCTATGGGTTTTGTAATTGGTTTTAACCTTAATGAATCAGCAGCTATTGGAGCAGGTTTTGGTTGGTATAGTTTGTCTGGAATTCTTTTATCTGAGCTACATAGTGCAGAATTAGGTTCAGTAGCTTTTTTAACTAATATTTTCAGAGAATTTACAACATTTTTGATTTTGCCGACAGTTGTGAAATATTTTGGTCAGACAGCATCTATTGCTCCTGGAGGGGCTACTACTTTAGATGTCACTTTACCTTTGGTGAAAAAAGTTGGAGGAGAAGAAATGGTAATTCCTGCTTTAATCAGTGGAATGATTTTAACCACTTTAGTTCCAATATTAGTTCCTTTTTTAATAAATTTATAG
- a CDS encoding DUF979 domain-containing protein, with amino-acid sequence MQTLLLEALYIMAGLVSLLTAKMAYADQKHPSRIGSTIFWGLLGFVFILGKYVPPQVVAIILIIMGVLTALNKVQAGNQHNASEEFRLAESKKFKNKLFIPALSIAVFAFGIAQFTQFSGLVGLGAGALVATLMALYMTKAEVSFVAYDGSRLLQQVGSASILPQLLAALGSLFAAAGVGEVIAASISGVIPQGNILLGVIAYCLGMALFTIIMGNAFAAFAVITAGVGMPFVYSQGADPAIAGALALTAGYCGTLMTPMAANFNIVPAAVLETKSQNRVIISQFAFALVMLLVHIALMYFLAF; translated from the coding sequence ATGCAAACATTACTTTTAGAAGCACTTTATATTATGGCTGGTTTGGTTTCTTTATTAACAGCCAAAATGGCTTATGCTGATCAAAAACATCCCTCACGTATTGGTTCTACAATTTTTTGGGGCCTTTTGGGATTTGTTTTTATTTTAGGAAAATATGTTCCACCACAAGTTGTAGCTATAATTTTGATTATAATGGGAGTTTTAACTGCTTTAAACAAAGTTCAAGCTGGAAATCAGCATAATGCTTCCGAAGAATTTAGATTAGCAGAATCTAAAAAATTTAAAAATAAATTATTTATTCCTGCTTTAAGTATAGCAGTTTTTGCCTTTGGTATAGCTCAATTTACCCAATTTAGTGGTTTAGTTGGTTTAGGAGCTGGAGCCTTAGTAGCTACTTTAATGGCTCTTTATATGACTAAAGCTGAAGTCTCTTTTGTAGCCTATGATGGTAGTCGTTTATTACAACAAGTAGGATCAGCTAGTATTTTACCTCAACTGTTAGCAGCCTTAGGTTCATTATTTGCAGCAGCTGGAGTTGGAGAAGTAATAGCAGCTAGTATTTCAGGGGTTATACCTCAAGGAAATATTTTATTGGGAGTAATTGCTTATTGTCTGGGAATGGCCTTATTTACTATAATTATGGGTAATGCTTTTGCAGCTTTTGCTGTAATTACAGCTGGAGTTGGAATGCCTTTTGTTTATAGTCAAGGTGCAGATCCTGCTATTGCAGGAGCTTTAGCTTTAACAGCAGGCTATTGTGGAACTTTAATGACTCCAATGGCAGCTAATTTTAATATAGTTCCAGCAGCAGTATTAGAAACTAAAAGTCAAAATAGAGTTATAATTTCACAATTTGCTTTTGCTTTAGTTATGCTTTTAGTTCATATTGCTTTAATGTACTTTTTAGCTTTTTAA
- a CDS encoding ABC transporter substrate-binding protein — MRKNGILFLITIMMVLIFSFGIAVSASEVEEITVWIPGDEVEYSFYYNMFKQYEKTNENVKFKIEQQPWGDYWTKLPLELQSGRGPELFMAHTAYSDVLLPNAKELPFEVDELKENFKNPDLFLGENGRPVFIPLVFYGAVMYYNVDHWQEAGLDESDIPATWDELEKVAQKLTIRDGNKIVRAGFDYSTWYTLADLIYQQGYGLVDQNSETTIDSEAGVKVLKRIKSWEDDLKISDYTLGDGSPEDSFLRYQASIIYGHAWMDNWLSATDEELNFKAFPIPVWNQESPVITRADMELTFGINKNVNEKQYQILTDFTKFVLNNDQVMLDIANGFSGISSRKDLVDMGADNSTIEAIKAQMDKMIPMVLPGEYETVIKQVIEEVAVMDIPIAEALNNAVRKLSLSNLDSVHQYEEKYEYVDQLK, encoded by the coding sequence ATGAGAAAAAATGGGATATTATTTTTAATAACAATAATGATGGTGCTTATTTTTAGTTTTGGGATAGCTGTATCTGCATCTGAAGTTGAAGAAATAACTGTCTGGATTCCAGGTGATGAAGTAGAATATTCATTTTATTATAATATGTTTAAACAATATGAAAAAACAAATGAAAATGTTAAATTCAAAATTGAACAACAACCTTGGGGTGATTATTGGACTAAATTACCTTTAGAATTACAATCAGGGAGAGGTCCTGAATTATTTATGGCTCATACAGCCTATTCCGATGTTTTATTACCAAATGCAAAAGAACTTCCATTTGAAGTTGATGAATTAAAAGAAAATTTTAAAAATCCAGATTTATTTTTAGGAGAAAATGGAAGACCGGTATTTATTCCTTTAGTCTTTTATGGTGCTGTAATGTATTATAATGTAGACCATTGGCAAGAAGCAGGCTTAGATGAATCAGATATTCCAGCAACTTGGGATGAGCTAGAAAAAGTTGCTCAAAAGCTTACAATTCGTGATGGAAATAAAATTGTTAGAGCTGGGTTTGATTATAGTACTTGGTATACCTTAGCAGATTTAATCTATCAACAGGGATATGGCTTAGTAGATCAAAATTCTGAAACAACAATTGATTCTGAAGCGGGAGTTAAAGTTTTAAAAAGAATTAAGAGTTGGGAAGATGATTTAAAAATCAGTGATTATACTTTAGGAGATGGCTCACCTGAAGATTCTTTTTTAAGATATCAAGCTTCAATTATTTATGGTCATGCTTGGATGGATAATTGGCTATCTGCTACAGATGAAGAATTAAACTTTAAAGCTTTTCCAATTCCAGTTTGGAATCAAGAATCTCCAGTTATAACTAGAGCTGATATGGAACTAACTTTTGGTATAAATAAAAATGTAAATGAAAAACAGTATCAGATTTTAACTGATTTTACTAAATTTGTTTTAAATAATGATCAGGTAATGTTAGATATTGCTAATGGATTTAGTGGTATTTCATCTCGTAAAGATTTAGTTGATATGGGAGCAGATAATTCTACTATAGAAGCTATAAAAGCACAGATGGATAAAATGATTCCAATGGTTTTACCAGGTGAATATGAAACAGTAATTAAACAAGTGATTGAAGAAGTAGCAGTAATGGATATTCCAATTGCAGAAGCTTTAAACAATGCTGTGAGAAAATTAAGTCTTTCTAATTTAGACAGTGTCCATCAATATGAAGAAAAATATGAATATGTTGATCAACTAAAATAA